In Myxococcus virescens, a single window of DNA contains:
- a CDS encoding fatty acyl-AMP ligase, with protein MPSPSRSVQTLTDLLRWRASNQTEARAYTFLQDGEGQETTWTYGELDRQARAIAAALQEHKGAGERALLLYPPGLDYIAAFFGSLYAGVAAVPAYPPAQLQAVTRILSILLDAKPRFALTTREILESVNALAEAYPVLKDIRWIATDALEEGLEDGWKRPAITGDTLAFLQYTSGSTSTPKGVMVLHRNLMSNEEMIRQGFSHDDPPTICGWLPLYHDMGLIGAVLQPMYLGAHSIVMSPWSFLQRPIRWLNTITKYRATTSGGPNFAYALCTRKVKPEQLASLDLSSWRVAFNGAEPVRAETLAEFADTFAPTGFRREAFYPCYGLAEATLFVSGGITSELPRHLTVDSAALEQNRAVAAPPGPSARTLVSSGRSWGDSLIRIVNPETLVACAPGEVGEIWTAGPHVTHGYWGREEMNAETFQARIQGSEEGPFLRTGDLGFMIDGELYVTGRIKDLIIVDGRNHYPQDLELTAESQHPALRPGCSVAFSVDHPEGERLVVLVEVSARFVPSEQGDGAQALNGSALQKTIRQAVAAAHSVDVHEVVLLQQGEVLKTSSGKVQRRACRTKYVEGSLQRWAA; from the coding sequence ATGCCGAGTCCCAGCCGTTCCGTGCAGACCCTGACCGACCTGCTGCGCTGGCGCGCCTCGAACCAGACCGAGGCCCGCGCATATACGTTCCTCCAGGATGGTGAAGGCCAGGAGACCACCTGGACCTATGGCGAGTTGGATCGCCAGGCCCGCGCCATTGCCGCGGCGCTGCAGGAGCACAAGGGCGCTGGCGAGCGAGCGCTGCTGCTGTATCCACCGGGGCTCGACTACATCGCGGCGTTCTTCGGCAGCCTGTACGCGGGCGTGGCCGCGGTGCCAGCCTATCCTCCCGCGCAGCTCCAGGCCGTCACGCGCATCCTCTCCATCCTCCTGGATGCGAAGCCGCGCTTCGCGCTCACCACGCGCGAAATCCTGGAGAGCGTGAACGCGCTGGCCGAGGCCTACCCCGTGCTGAAGGACATCCGCTGGATTGCCACGGATGCGCTGGAGGAAGGGCTGGAGGATGGCTGGAAGCGCCCCGCCATCACCGGCGACACGCTGGCCTTCCTCCAGTACACGTCAGGCTCCACGTCGACACCCAAGGGCGTGATGGTGCTGCACCGGAACCTGATGTCGAACGAGGAGATGATCCGGCAGGGATTCAGCCACGACGACCCGCCGACGATATGCGGCTGGCTGCCGCTGTACCATGACATGGGGCTCATCGGCGCGGTGCTCCAGCCGATGTACCTGGGCGCGCACTCCATCGTGATGTCCCCGTGGTCCTTCCTGCAGCGCCCCATCCGCTGGCTGAACACCATCACGAAGTACCGTGCGACGACGAGCGGCGGGCCCAACTTCGCCTACGCGCTCTGCACGCGAAAGGTGAAGCCGGAGCAGCTCGCTTCGTTGGACCTGAGTTCGTGGCGCGTCGCCTTCAATGGCGCGGAGCCCGTGCGGGCGGAGACGCTGGCGGAGTTCGCGGACACCTTCGCGCCCACCGGCTTCCGCCGGGAGGCCTTCTATCCCTGCTATGGCCTCGCGGAGGCGACGCTCTTCGTGTCGGGAGGCATCACCTCCGAGCTGCCACGCCACCTCACCGTGGATTCGGCAGCGCTCGAGCAGAACCGCGCCGTGGCTGCACCGCCGGGCCCGTCCGCGCGGACGCTCGTCAGCTCCGGGCGGAGCTGGGGTGACAGCCTCATCCGCATCGTGAATCCGGAGACGCTGGTGGCGTGCGCACCGGGCGAGGTGGGCGAAATCTGGACGGCCGGCCCCCACGTCACTCACGGCTACTGGGGACGCGAGGAGATGAACGCGGAGACCTTCCAGGCGCGCATCCAGGGCAGCGAGGAAGGTCCCTTCCTGCGTACCGGCGATTTGGGCTTCATGATTGACGGCGAGCTGTATGTCACCGGCCGCATCAAGGACCTCATCATCGTCGACGGCCGGAACCACTACCCGCAGGACCTCGAGCTGACGGCCGAGAGCCAGCACCCGGCGCTCCGTCCTGGCTGCTCGGTGGCGTTCTCCGTCGACCATCCCGAGGGCGAGCGGCTGGTGGTGCTAGTGGAGGTCAGCGCCCGCTTCGTGCCCTCTGAACAGGGTGATGGCGCCCAGGCCCTGAACGGGAGCGCGCTCCAGAAGACCATCCGGCAGGCCGTGGCCGCAGCACACTCCGTGGACGTCCATGAGGTCGTCCTGCTCCAACAGGGCGAGGTCCTCAAGACGTCCAGCGGCAAGGTCCAGCGGCGCGCCTGCCGAACGAAGTACGTGGAGGGCAGCCTCCAGCGCTGGGCCGCGTAG
- a CDS encoding MFS transporter — protein MTAAPSFPMKSAVVIWLGQVLSLLGSGLTSFALGVWTYKTTGDVTQYALVMLSATLPAILLGPVAGALVDRWNRRWVLVLSDAAAGLSSLVLALLLFNGLLQPWHAYVTTAVVSTASAFQQPAFSVLVSTVVPPQHLGRANGLVQVGLAFSQLVAPMLSATLMELIELKGILLIDATTLVLGALPLLLARIPREHLVSSSGEDRVPLLDAIRAGGAYLRATPGLLALIGFLAASNFLTGTVEVLVTPLVLSFADVRTLGALTTAGGVGMLAGSLVISAWGGPKRLVNGLLGFQLTCGLALICVGLATSVPVLAGVAFAFFFGLPIINGSSQTLLQRIVPLALRGRVFAFTSTITGAMLPLAYTIAGPLADHVFEPAMASGGKLVPLLGAFVGEGPGRGIALMFLISGVLAVLMTLLSTLYRPLRELEAPLQDAPSAEPAASP, from the coding sequence ATGACGGCGGCGCCGTCCTTCCCCATGAAGTCCGCCGTCGTCATCTGGCTGGGACAGGTCCTGTCACTGCTGGGCTCGGGGCTGACGAGCTTCGCGCTCGGCGTCTGGACGTACAAGACGACGGGCGACGTGACGCAGTACGCGCTGGTCATGCTCTCCGCGACGCTGCCCGCCATCCTGCTCGGGCCGGTGGCCGGAGCGCTCGTGGACCGCTGGAACCGCCGCTGGGTGCTGGTGCTCAGCGACGCGGCTGCCGGCTTGTCGAGCCTCGTGCTGGCGCTGTTGCTGTTCAATGGCTTGCTCCAACCCTGGCACGCCTACGTCACGACCGCCGTGGTGTCGACGGCCAGCGCGTTCCAACAGCCGGCCTTCTCCGTGCTCGTCTCCACGGTGGTGCCGCCGCAGCATCTGGGTCGGGCCAACGGATTGGTGCAGGTCGGGCTCGCGTTCTCTCAACTGGTGGCACCCATGTTGAGCGCCACCCTGATGGAGCTCATCGAACTCAAGGGCATCCTGCTCATCGATGCGACGACGCTCGTGCTCGGCGCGCTGCCCCTGCTCCTGGCACGAATCCCCCGGGAGCACCTCGTGTCGTCGTCCGGTGAGGATCGGGTGCCGCTGCTCGATGCGATTCGGGCTGGCGGTGCCTACCTGCGCGCCACCCCAGGACTCCTGGCGCTCATTGGCTTCCTCGCGGCCAGCAACTTCCTGACCGGCACGGTCGAGGTCCTCGTCACCCCGCTGGTCCTGTCCTTCGCGGACGTGCGCACCCTGGGCGCGCTCACCACCGCGGGTGGCGTGGGCATGTTGGCGGGCAGCCTGGTCATCAGCGCCTGGGGCGGCCCCAAGCGACTGGTGAATGGCTTGCTCGGGTTCCAGCTCACCTGTGGACTCGCGCTCATCTGCGTCGGGCTGGCCACCTCCGTTCCCGTGCTGGCCGGTGTCGCCTTCGCGTTCTTCTTCGGCCTCCCCATCATCAACGGTTCCAGCCAGACGCTCCTCCAGCGCATCGTGCCCCTGGCGCTGCGCGGCCGTGTCTTCGCTTTCACCAGCACCATCACCGGGGCCATGTTGCCGCTGGCGTACACGATCGCCGGGCCGCTGGCGGACCACGTTTTCGAACCCGCCATGGCCTCGGGAGGAAAGCTCGTCCCCCTGCTGGGTGCGTTCGTCGGCGAGGGCCCGGGCCGAGGCATCGCCTTGATGTTCCTCATCTCGGGCGTGCTGGCGGTCCTCATGACGCTGCTGTCCACGCTCTACCGCCCGCTGCGTGAGCTGGAGGCGCCCCTACAGGACGCGCCTTCCGCCGAACCCGCGGCGAGCCCCTGA
- a CDS encoding TMEM165/GDT1 family protein, translating to MLEALVGSFVLVAASEMGDKTQLLAFSLATRFRKPWHVLAGIFVATVANHALASSVGSWVSTHVPAKWMALLLAVLFIGFGLWTLKPDTLDEDGGKPPRFGAFLTTVVLFFLAEMGDKTQLATMAVAARYQAPITVTLGTTAGMMLSDGLAVFLGDRLAGRVQMSWVRWAAASLFFIFGALSLWTALRMS from the coding sequence GACGCAGTTGCTCGCGTTCTCCCTGGCCACGCGGTTTCGCAAGCCGTGGCATGTGCTGGCGGGCATCTTCGTCGCCACCGTCGCCAATCACGCGCTGGCGTCCAGCGTGGGCAGCTGGGTGTCCACACACGTGCCGGCGAAGTGGATGGCGCTGCTCCTGGCGGTGCTCTTCATCGGCTTCGGTTTGTGGACGCTCAAGCCGGACACGCTGGATGAAGATGGCGGCAAGCCGCCGCGCTTCGGCGCGTTCCTCACCACGGTGGTGCTCTTCTTCCTCGCGGAGATGGGGGACAAGACGCAGCTGGCCACCATGGCCGTGGCCGCGCGTTATCAGGCGCCCATCACGGTGACGCTGGGCACCACGGCCGGGATGATGCTGTCGGACGGCCTGGCTGTGTTCCTGGGGGACCGGCTCGCCGGGCGGGTGCAGATGAGCTGGGTGCGGTGGGCCGCCGCCAGCCTCTTCTTCATCTTCGGCGCCCTGTCGCTGTGGACGGCGCTCCGGATGTCCTGA
- a CDS encoding YnfA family protein, with protein sequence MHLLYAFGLFVLTAVAEVVGCYLPYLWLRQGKSPLLLVPAAGSLAAFAWLLTLHPTGAARTYAAYGGVYIAVALVWLWLVEGERPTTWDLVGALVAILGMAIIVLGPRR encoded by the coding sequence GTGCATCTGCTGTACGCCTTCGGGCTCTTCGTTCTCACCGCGGTGGCCGAGGTGGTGGGCTGCTATCTGCCCTACCTCTGGCTCCGTCAGGGGAAGTCGCCCCTGCTCCTCGTGCCCGCGGCGGGGAGCCTCGCGGCCTTCGCGTGGCTTTTGACGCTGCACCCGACAGGCGCGGCCCGCACCTATGCGGCTTACGGCGGGGTGTACATCGCCGTGGCGCTCGTCTGGCTGTGGCTCGTGGAAGGGGAGCGGCCCACGACGTGGGACCTCGTGGGCGCGCTCGTCGCCATCCTGGGAATGGCCATCATCGTGCTCGGCCCTCGCAGGTAG
- a CDS encoding VOC family protein, producing the protein MASQASPKDPAPRGPHVVVSLPTRDLKRAFRFYREGLDFRLVVETADGTMPEPVHFTLNAGVSLMLIPTGGFGWVAGGNKVAEQGVSECILSLSLETEAQIEALIAKAREAGAEVAAEPSQKPWGYSATFKDPDGHVWMLEKGP; encoded by the coding sequence GTGGCATCGCAAGCTTCTCCGAAGGATCCGGCACCGCGCGGTCCCCATGTCGTCGTGAGTCTGCCGACGCGGGACCTGAAGCGGGCCTTTCGTTTCTACCGAGAGGGACTCGACTTCCGCCTCGTCGTCGAGACGGCGGACGGCACGATGCCCGAGCCCGTCCACTTCACGCTCAACGCGGGCGTCAGCCTGATGCTCATCCCCACCGGAGGCTTCGGCTGGGTGGCGGGGGGCAACAAGGTCGCGGAGCAGGGCGTTTCGGAGTGCATCCTGAGCCTGTCCCTGGAGACGGAGGCGCAGATCGAGGCGCTCATCGCCAAGGCGCGGGAGGCTGGCGCCGAAGTCGCCGCCGAGCCGAGCCAGAAGCCCTGGGGCTACTCCGCGACGTTCAAGGACCCGGACGGCCACGTGTGGATGCTGGAGAAGGGGCCCTGA